Proteins encoded together in one Miscanthus floridulus cultivar M001 chromosome 16, ASM1932011v1, whole genome shotgun sequence window:
- the LOC136510671 gene encoding vegetative cell wall protein gp1-like: MATTWGDGALWRWRGAQIRPPPSPSSSPSPAELAPASGPPPSPSPSSRPRFGGARVRRRSRPRPRLGGARPAARPSSRPDPAPSLSFFFPEPAELALASGPPPSPSPPSRPRFGGARVRRRSRPAELAPAPADLAPAARRSSPPWLGGTRPRGPAELSPGSDPPPPSPSSSPSPAELAPTFGPPPSPSPSSRPRLGGARVQRSSRPAELAPTARPRPRRRISRPRLGGARARRSSRVVLPRRPRPAPTAPTIWVVSLQNADLPYQSQRTQNG; encoded by the coding sequence ATGGCGACGACGTGGGGCGACGGCGCGCTCTGGCGCTGGCGCGGCGCCCAGAtccggccccctccctctccttcttcttccccgagcccggcggagctcgcgcctgcgtccggcccccctccctctccttctccttcttcgcgCCCGCGGTTCGGCGGAGCTCGCGTCCGGCGGAggtcgcgcccgcgcccgcggctcGGGGGAGCTCGCCCCGCGGCCCGGCCGAGCTCGCGCCCGGAtccggccccctccctctccttcttcttccccgagccggcggagctcgcgctcgcgtccggcccccctccctctccttctcctccttcgCGCCCGCGGTTCGGCGGAGCTCGCGTCCGGCGGAGGTCGCGCCCGGCCGAGCTTGCGCCCGCGCCGGCGGATCTCGCGCCCGCGGCTCGGCGGAGCTCGCCCCCGTGGCTCGGCGGAACTCGCCCCCGCGGCCCGGCCGAGCTCTCGCCTGGATCCGAccccccccctccctctccttcttcttccccgagcccggcggagctcgcgcccacgttcggcccccctccctctccttctccttcttcgcgCCCGCGGCTCGGCGGAGCTCGCGTCCAGCGGAGCTCACgcccggcggagctcgccccCACGGCccggccgcgcccgcgccggcggatctcgcgcccgcggctcggcggagctcgcgcccggcggagctcgcgcgTCGTCTTGCCCCGACGGCCGCGCCCTGCCCCGACGGCTCCCACCATTTGGGTCGTCTCTCTTCAAAATGCAGATTTGCCTTACCAATCGCAGAGGACCC